The following are encoded together in the Anoplopoma fimbria isolate UVic2021 breed Golden Eagle Sablefish chromosome 9, Afim_UVic_2022, whole genome shotgun sequence genome:
- the adra1d gene encoding alpha-1D adrenergic receptor, with translation MNDSNLRNESNYGIYFAEAFNGSVLDQIFPNDSITKCPNFTMDSQVIGVGIFLFVFISASIVGNILVILSVVCNKHLQTVTNFFIVNLAMADLLLSIIVLPFSASLEVLGCWVFGRVFCNIWAAVDVLCCTASILSLCVISIDRYIGVKHCLKYPTIMTEKKAIAILLLVWLSSTVISVGPLLGWKEPPPVDDRICSITEEPGYALFSSLFSFYLPLMVILIMYFRVYVVARRTTKSLEAGMKRERNKSMEVVLRIHCRSVMEDARRSSSKSNKNHPFRSSLSVRLMKFSREKKAAKTLAIVVGMFILCWLPFFFFLPMGAFFPALKPSETVFKVVFWLGYFNSCINPMIYPCSSKEFQRAFTRLLRCQCHQRQRVLRRFYDHRWRTAVHRMARDQRGDCAPSYSVHESCGNSLFHKGKGPSLGFKRWSLFPPLQKSSFQLKEKVNNLSNKFKRGPGKGTKPAVGRIDIVDTVSMGIYNSCEQSSYQFYDLADCYGLKETDI, from the exons ATGAATGACTCTAACTTGAGGAACGAAAGCAACTATGGGATCTATTTTGCTGAAGCTTTTAATGGATCTGTTCTGGACCAAATATTTCCAAACGACAGCATCACAAAATGCCCGAACTTCACTATGGACTCACAGGTTATCGGGGTTGGGATCTTTCTCTTCGTTTTCATTTCGGCGTCAATTGTTGGCAACATTTTGGTTATCCTGTCTGTTGTATGCAATAAACATTTGCAGACTGTCACAAACTTCTTCATTGTCAACTTGGCCATGGCAGACCTGCTGCTGAGCATTATTGTGCTGCCTTTCTCTGCATCTCTAGAGGTTCTGGGATGCTGGGTGTTTGGCCGGGTGTTCTGTAACATCTGGGCAGCGGTGGATGTGCTCTGCTGCACAGCATCCATCCTCAGCCTATGCGTCATCTCCATCGACCGGTACATAGGTGTTAAACACTGCCTGAAATACCCAACTATCATGACGGAGAAGAAAGCAATAGCTATTTTACTGCTGGTTTGGCTGTCATCCACGGTCATCTCTGTTGGACCGCTCCTGGGATGGAAGGAACCGCCGCCTGTGGACGACAGGATCTGCAGCATCACAGAGGAGCCCGGCTACGcgctcttctcctctctcttctccttctacCTCCCGCTAATGGTCATTCTCATCATGTACTTTCGGGTGTATGTTGTAGCCCGCAGGACTACTAAGAGCCTAGAAGCGGGCATGAAACGGGAGAGAAATAAGTCGATGGAAGTGGTCCTCCGGATACACTGTCGAAGCGTGATGGAGGACGCACGCCGGAGCAGCTCAAAGAGCAACAAGAACCATCCGTTTAGAAGTTCTCTGTCAGTGCGGCTGATGAAGTTCTCCAGAGAGAAAAAGGCTGCTAAAACCCTCGCCATCGTTGTGGGGATGTTCATCTTGTGTTGGCtgccctttttcttctttctgcctATGG GTGCCTTCTTTCCAGCACTGAAGCCATCTGAAACTGTGTTCAAGGTGGTCTTCTGGCTGGGCTACTTCAACAGCTGCATCAACCCCATGATCTACCCCTGCTCCAGCAAAGAGTTCCAGCGGGCATTCACTCGGCTCCTCAGGTGCCAGTGTCACCAAAGACAGAGGGTCCTGCGTCGCTTCTATGACCACAGGTGGCGGACGGCTGTCCATAGAATGGCAAGGGATCAGAGGGGAGACTGTGCACCCAGCTATTCTGTGCACGAATCCTGTGGCAACTCTTTGTTTCACAAGGGTAAAGGGCCCTCGCTAGGTTTCAAGAGATGGAGTCTGTTTCCACCTCTGCAAAAATCTTCTTTCCAGCTCAAAGAGAAAGTGAACAATCTGTCAAATAAATTCAAGCGAGGGCCAGGAAAAGGAACCAAACCTGCAGTAGGTCGGATTGATATAGTAGACACAGTCTCTATGGGGATTTACAACTCTTGTGAGCAGAGCAGTTATCAGTTCTATGATCTGGCAGACTGCTATGGTCTTAAAGAGACTGACATTTAG